Proteins from a genomic interval of Cloacibacillus sp. An23:
- a CDS encoding sugar transferase, whose amino-acid sequence MYRRYIKRLIDIILSFCGLVVLAVPMAVIAVIVKLDSKGPVLFWQKRVGIHKSTFMMPKFRTMYTDTPANMPTHMLNDPERWITKSGRWMRKLSLDELPQIWCILTNKMSVIGPRPALWNQYDLIAERDKYGANDVLPGLTGWAQINGRDELPISVKAAYDGEYVRNMSFAFDCKCFFGTIACVLKKEGVVEGGTGALEKQAKEEAK is encoded by the coding sequence ATGTATAGACGTTATATCAAACGACTGATAGACATTATACTGTCATTCTGCGGCCTTGTCGTGCTTGCTGTCCCTATGGCCGTTATCGCCGTTATCGTAAAGCTCGACTCCAAAGGCCCCGTGCTCTTCTGGCAGAAGCGTGTCGGCATACACAAGTCTACCTTTATGATGCCGAAGTTCAGGACGATGTACACAGACACGCCGGCCAATATGCCGACGCACATGCTGAACGATCCAGAAAGATGGATCACAAAAAGCGGCAGGTGGATGCGCAAGCTCTCGCTGGACGAGCTGCCGCAAATCTGGTGCATACTGACAAACAAAATGTCAGTAATAGGTCCCCGTCCCGCTCTGTGGAACCAGTACGACCTCATAGCCGAGCGCGACAAATACGGAGCCAACGACGTATTGCCGGGCCTCACCGGCTGGGCGCAGATAAACGGGCGCGACGAACTCCCCATATCTGTCAAAGCCGCCTACGACGGCGAATACGTCCGTAACATGAGCTTCGCCTTCGACTGCAAATGCTTCTTCGGCACAATAGCCTGCGTGCTCAAAAAAGAAGGAGTCGTAGAAGGCGGCACCGGAGCGCTTGAAAAACAGGCGAAAGAGGAAGCCAAGTAA